One segment of Massilia sp. Se16.2.3 DNA contains the following:
- the cheA gene encoding chemotaxis protein CheA: protein MTIDISQFYQVFFDEAEELLAEMERLLLGVDVGAPDAEDLNAIFRTAHSVKGGASTFGITDMSEVTHVLESLLDRIRKGEMALTSQHVDAFLAAKDTLKMQLDGHRNGAAVDQDTVANVRMMLHDLSEGLVPAASIVAPSFLHAEPKAQTGEGARRFKIELPNVEQRDINALVDELGLMGRVSVTPLDGGRTALVITTHESLDDIIAICSFVLDPEDLKIFEAPPLTPEQRALEAAERARIEDEQGYGFFDPADEIAPASAEPSDDERGYGFFQPIEQIRAMAQTSPPAVKAVAVAAELQEVEKKAAKKDEKGAESSSIRVSVEKVDQLINLIGELVITQAMIEQRSSNLDPMLHERLLSSVSQLTRNTRELQEAVMSIRMMPMDFVFSRFPRMVRDLAGKLGKKVDFITHGAATELDKGLIERIVDPLTHLVRNSIDHGIEMPEARAAAGKSEAGRLFLSAGHQGGNIVIEVADDGGGLNRERILAKAAQNGLAVSSSMSDTEVWQLIFAPGFSTADVVTDVSGRGVGMDVVKRNITAMGGSVDIRSARGFGTTISISLPLTLAILDGMTIRCGEEIYILPLGYVVESLQPRREDIRDIAGRGQVLKVRGEYLPLLKLHAFFGIEPQSLEPADGIVVILESEGKRAALLIDDLVGQQHVVVKNLEANYRKVAGISGATILGDGGVSLILDVAALVRSSRQLADEAVASI, encoded by the coding sequence ATGACGATCGACATCAGCCAGTTTTACCAGGTCTTTTTCGACGAGGCCGAAGAGCTGCTCGCCGAAATGGAGCGGCTGCTGCTCGGCGTCGACGTCGGTGCGCCCGATGCCGAGGACCTGAACGCGATTTTCCGCACCGCGCACTCGGTCAAGGGCGGGGCCTCGACCTTCGGTATCACCGACATGAGCGAAGTCACGCACGTGCTCGAAAGCCTGCTCGACCGCATCCGCAAGGGCGAGATGGCCCTGACGAGCCAGCACGTGGACGCCTTCCTGGCGGCCAAGGACACGCTCAAGATGCAGCTCGACGGCCACCGCAATGGCGCCGCCGTCGACCAGGACACGGTCGCCAACGTGCGCATGATGCTGCACGACCTGTCCGAAGGCCTGGTGCCGGCGGCCTCCATCGTTGCCCCGTCCTTCCTGCACGCCGAGCCGAAGGCGCAGACGGGCGAAGGCGCGCGCCGCTTCAAGATCGAACTGCCGAACGTCGAACAGCGCGACATCAACGCGCTGGTGGACGAACTCGGCCTGATGGGCCGGGTCTCCGTCACCCCGCTCGACGGCGGCCGCACCGCGCTCGTCATCACCACCCACGAGAGCCTGGACGACATCATCGCCATCTGCTCGTTCGTGCTCGACCCGGAAGACCTGAAGATCTTCGAGGCGCCGCCCCTCACGCCCGAGCAGCGTGCGCTGGAAGCGGCGGAACGCGCCCGCATCGAGGACGAGCAGGGCTACGGCTTCTTCGACCCGGCCGACGAGATCGCGCCCGCCAGCGCCGAGCCGTCGGACGACGAGCGCGGCTACGGCTTCTTCCAGCCGATCGAGCAGATCCGTGCGATGGCGCAAACGAGCCCGCCCGCCGTCAAGGCCGTCGCCGTCGCCGCCGAGCTCCAGGAAGTCGAGAAAAAGGCTGCCAAGAAAGACGAGAAGGGCGCCGAATCGTCGTCGATCCGCGTCTCGGTCGAAAAGGTCGACCAGCTGATCAACCTGATCGGCGAACTCGTCATCACGCAGGCGATGATCGAGCAGCGTTCCAGCAATCTCGACCCGATGCTGCACGAGCGCCTGCTGTCCTCGGTGTCCCAGCTGACCCGCAATACCCGCGAACTGCAGGAAGCGGTGATGTCGATCCGCATGATGCCGATGGACTTCGTGTTCTCGCGCTTCCCGCGCATGGTGCGCGACCTCGCCGGTAAACTCGGCAAGAAGGTCGACTTCATCACCCACGGCGCCGCGACCGAGCTCGACAAGGGCCTGATCGAGCGCATCGTCGATCCGCTCACCCACCTGGTGCGTAACAGCATCGACCACGGCATCGAGATGCCGGAAGCACGGGCTGCCGCCGGCAAGTCGGAAGCGGGGCGCCTGTTCCTGTCGGCCGGCCACCAGGGCGGCAACATCGTCATCGAAGTGGCCGACGATGGCGGCGGCCTGAACCGCGAACGCATCCTGGCCAAGGCGGCCCAGAACGGGCTTGCCGTATCAAGCAGCATGAGCGACACCGAAGTCTGGCAGCTGATCTTCGCGCCGGGCTTCTCGACGGCCGATGTGGTGACCGACGTGTCCGGCCGCGGCGTCGGCATGGATGTTGTCAAACGTAACATCACGGCCATGGGCGGTTCGGTCGATATCCGCTCCGCGCGTGGCTTCGGCACCACGATTTCGATCTCGCTGCCGCTGACCCTGGCCATTTTGGATGGCATGACCATCCGCTGCGGCGAAGAAATCTATATCCTTCCATTGGGGTATGTGGTCGAGTCGCTGCAGCCGCGCCGCGAAGACATCCGCGACATCGCCGGCCGCGGGCAGGTGCTGAAGGTGCGCGGCGAATACCTGCCGCTGCTCAAGCTGCATGCCTTCTTCGGCATCGAACCGCAGTCGCTCGAGCCGGCCGACGGCATCGTCGTCATCCTCGAGTCCGAAGGCAAGCGCGCGGCGCTCCTGATCGACGACCTGGTCGGCCAGCAGCATGTGGTGGTGAAGAACCTGGAAGCGAACTACCGCAAGGTGGCGGGCATTTCCGGCGCCACCATCCTGGGCGACGGCGGCGTCTCCCTGATCCTCGACGTGGCGGCCCTGGTCCGCTCGTCGCGCCAACTGGCCGACGAGGCAGTGGCCTCCATTTGA